In Oncorhynchus tshawytscha isolate Ot180627B linkage group LG28, Otsh_v2.0, whole genome shotgun sequence, a genomic segment contains:
- the LOC112226709 gene encoding cerebellin-1-like, translated as MYPRVVRSSTLEPTVLLGLLLLWGPLGAQAQNDTEPIVLEGKCLVICDSTPNSEPAGNALGMSVRSGTGRVAFSATRQTNHEPTDMSNRTMIIYFDQILVNVGNHFDQESSVFLAPRRGVYSFNFHVVKAYNRQTIQVSLMLNGWPMISAFAGDMDVTREAATNAGLVIMERGDKAYLKLERGNLMGGWKYSTFSGFLVFPL; from the exons ATGTATCCCAGGGTGGTTCGTTCATCCACCTTAGAGCCCACAGTGTTGCTGGGGCTGCTGCTCCTATGGGGGCCTCTAGGGGCCCAGGCCCAGAATGACACTGAGCCTATAGTCCTGGAAGGAAAGTGTTTGGTGATCTGTGACTCCACTCCCAACTCTGAGCCAGCGGGAAATGCCCTGGGCATGTCAGTACGCTCAGGCACTGGCCGGGTGGCCTTCTCTGCCACCCGCCAGACAAACCACGAGCCCACAGACATGAGCAACCGCACCATGATCATCTATTTCGACCAG ATCCTGGTGAATGTGGGCAATCACTTTGACCAGGAGAGCAGTGTCTTCCTAGCCCCCAGGAGGGGAGTCTACAGCTTCAACTTCCATGTAGTGAAGGCCTACAACAGACAAACTATCCAG GTTAGTCTGATGTTGAATGGGTGGCCAATGATCTCAGCCTTCGCTGGGGACATGGATGTGACGCGGGAGGCAGCCACCAACGCAGGCCTAGTGAtcatggagagaggagacaaggccTACCTCAAACTAGAGAGGGGAAACCTGATGGGTGGCTGGAAGTATTCCACCTTCTCCGGGTTCTTGGTTTTCCCCCTATAG